The DNA segment ATGAATCATTGAACAAATTTGTAGTAGACAATCATATTACTTGTAAATAACCATAAGGTATACTTTCTTGAGTTTAGCAACTTGAGCCAAAAAAGTGGTTGACTATGAGTTTAAATTTCAATGATTTTAAGGTAATTAAATATGTGCTTATGTTACAATAACACTGCAGGTTTTTTGTTTTAGcaaatatgtatttatgtttaatttgGTTTGTGTGGTTTATTGCACGAGGGTAACAAATCACATGAAACTAGTATATGTACAGCTGGAAAATTTAATAActgaataaaaacattaatacGTTTTAAAATCTTGAACAGACACTCCAGCAGTTTAACAGCAATGTACAGTAAAACAGCAAAGATACAGTCTAAACTCATCTATTGtatgtatatcttttttttttttttttttaaatcaaactcaAATATCTCGCTGTGCATGTTGCATATAATGCATCTGTAATTCTAACTCTCCAGGTAAAGAACAACCACAGATCATGCAATGGAATAGGTGATCAGGAGCAAAAGGcattttattgacaattttgtGTGGCTCAGTTTGTTGAGCTAACTGAGGTAAGTTTGTCACTTGTGGCATGAGTGGCATCTCATTTATGGTGCCCTGTGAGCTGAAGAAGATGCCTTGTGGTAATGGACCTGGAAGTTGCCTTCCAACAGAATGTATTGGATGAGGAGCAGGTAAATTAAGGGACGGTGGAGGTGGAGGAAAAGGTGGCGAGATAAAAGATGTAGACTGATTTAGAGGAATTTGTCGGCCAGACATTAGGGCTACATGCTGTTGTGCCGGGATATGGCCTTGTTGAACTGGTCCATTTAACACTGGAGTAGTTTGAAACCCCCACATAGGGGGTCTTTCCCCAAGAGGAAAACGAGCTGATGGATATGGCATGTTCAGTGGTCCCAGCTGATTTGATGGAGTCGCACTAACCCAGGAAGGAGGCATTTGAGTCTGTTGCTGGAGCTGTGGCTGATGAAGTTGTTGTTGTAGAAGCTGCTGTTGTAGTTGCATTTGCTGATGTGGAACCTGCATTTGCTGTGGTAGCTGTTGTGGAACCTGCATTTGCTGTGATAGCTGTTGTGGTACCTGCATTTGCTGTGATAGCTGATGGGGAACCTGCATCTGCTGAGGCAAATGGTGGATTATTCTGTTTTGCTGCTTCTCCAATGCATCTCCAGGTATTTCTTGCAAACTCACAGTTGTAGACATTTCTAAATGTGTTTGCAGACTCCATGGATTAGCGTTCTGTAAAGAGGAAACACCAGTGGATAGCACCATACCATCAGTCTGACCCAAAATTGGCATTTTACCCAGACCAGGGGACTTCTGGATTTGCAAATCCTCCTTTCTAACATGAGGACGTTTATTAGATTCACTGCTGGTTGCTGCATCCAAGTCCATGGTTACTTGGTCATCCTGTGGTCTAGTTTGTACAGAATCACAGAGTACTGACCATTGTGATTGCTTTTGGTCTTGAACATTAAGCAGCtggtttggtgaactctgacttCTGGATCTTGGTGACTGTGTTGTCACATCCAGTGATGAAGTCCTGTCCATGTGGTGTGGTGATTCCGGAGAGTTTGGTGTATTCACCCAGAGAGAAGGATGCTTTCCTTTTTGCTCTTGATCATTGCCAGATATTTTGATCTCTGGATAATGATTAGTAGCTAGGCTAGGTTGTGCTGACACTGGCACATTTGCTCGAGAAGTTTGCTGCTGATGCATGAGGTCTGGAAGACCTGGCCACTGCATCTGCACATCAGTTGGCTGGGTTTCTAATAAACTCTGAGAGTGCAGCAGTTCATCTGATGGGGGCGTAATTTGAAATTGCCATTCTTGCTGCAATTGAATTGGCTGGGAATGATTTTGTGCCTGCAAGTGCTGTGATCTCAGCTGCATGCGTTGATGGCTACCTGCATTGAAGCTATGTGACTGTTGTGGAACCAAATTTGGCATCTGACCGGGTAGAGGGTCTTGTCGTAGAGGCACTGACCTCCCATTGTCTCTGTCTAACCTCGGCCTACCCCTACCTCTCCTCACACCACTTGCATTTACTCTACCTCTTTGTGAATGTACGGACATAGGATAACTGTGACTCGGTCCTTGCCGCTTGCGCATATGTATCTTTTGATGTACAAGCAGACTGCTAAGCCAAGGGAATGACTTATTGCACTCCTGGCAACGGTGGGGTCTCTCCCCTGTATGAGTATTAAGATGGTCACGGAGCAAGTAGGCTAAGGAAAAGCTCTTGTCACAAAGATGGCATTTGTAAGGTTTTTCACCGGTATGGGAAAGCATATGCCGCTGAAGCTGACTCTCATCACTGTAGCCCTTACGGCACTGCGTGCAGCGGAATGGTTTTTGTTGATGCAGCCTCTGATGTGTTTTCATGTTATGAAGAAATGCAAAATCCTTACCACAGTCTGGGCATTTGTATGGCTTCTTCCCTGTGTGAATAATGGAGTGCTGCTGTAAGTAGCTACTGAATCTGAAGGACTTTTTACACACGTGACACTGGTAACCCTTGCTATGTATGCGCATGTGGAGCTCTAACACTGATCGGTAACGGAAGCATTTTCCGCAGTCTCTACACCTGAAAGGTTTCTTTTCTGTCTGTTCACCCAATCCCCCTACTCTTGACATACTGTCAATATCTGCCTCATCCCTATTCTTCTTTTCGGGGACTGCTTTAAACTGATTTGAGATAGGTGATGTGTTTACACCCAATGTGTTTGTcacatgtatttgtaaatgtgacTGCAGGCTGGATTCCGTTGGGAATTTGAGAAGACAATATCGGCATGAATAAACCTTATCAAATCTTCGGCCATTGCTCATCCTTTCATACTCTGCTTCATGGATTAACATGTGTGCTCTTAGCTCAGCTGCTTTACAAAACATTTGAGGGCAAAGAGGACAGTTGCGCTGCTGCTCAACATTATGGTTTGTGTTCTCTTTACCCAGACCTCCCACATCTCTGTCGTGAGATACATTATAGTTTGTAACACATGCCTCAGACCTAGCTGAGTGAGAGATCTTCTTGTGTTGGCGACAATGTGCTCGCATGTTTTGAGCAAAAGCAAACTTTCTTCCACAGTATGAACAGTGGTAAGGCTTTCGGCCAGTGTGAAGATACTGGTGCTGTTGCAAAACACTACTAAACTTGAAGCTCTTCACACAGATTTTGCACTGGTGTGGCTTTTCTATTGCATGCCTGCGTCGATGGTCCTCCATGATGAAGCGATGCCTGAAGACCATATTACAATCTGGACACTCATAAGGCTTCAGAACAGCATGGGATCGTTGGTGGATATGCAGCGTGGCCACGCTCTGAAAACCTTTGTTGCACTCTAGGCATCGATATGGACAGTCTAAAGAGTGACTCTGCATGTGGGCATTTATGGACACTCTGTACTGGAATTCTTTGCGGCACAGAGGGCAGCGAAAAGGCTTCTCCACATACTGTTCACAAGCATGAAGCCTTAATCTAACCATTGTACAGAAACGCATACCGCAATGCTCACACTGAAATTTCCTCtgttttttgtatattttgcAGTTTGACATCCTCTTAGAAAGTAATTTTGAACGTGATACTTTTGATACAAATCTAGTTTGGCTTTCTTCTTTATGTGTACTGCGGTGTTTTATGAGGTCACTTCGATGCTGAAAAGTAATGCCACATTCCTTACAAGTAAGGGAAGCCTGCTCATCCTGGTGCATGTGAAAGTGTCGATGCAGATTGAATGTTTCCCGACGAGTGAACTTTTTACCACATTCATTACATTCCAGGCTGCTTTTCCTTTGCTTGACAACTAATCTTTTACCACCACCCTTAAATTCATCTTCTTCTCCCCTCTCTTCTGTGATGGGCTTAACCTTTTTCATGCTGTTGGGATCTCCTGTTTCCTCTGTCTCCCCTTCCATTGCCTTGGTAGAAGGCTTCATTTTATCTGCTCCTTCTCTCTCTTCTGTGTTGGGCTTAACCTTTTCCATGCTGTTGGGATCTCCTGTTTCCTCTATCTTTCCTTCCATGCCTTGCATTGCCTTGGTAGAAGGCTCCATTTCATCTGCTCTACCCCTCTCCACTGTGTTGTGCTTAACCTTTTCCAAGCTGTCGGGATGTCCTCTTTCCTCTATCTCTCCTTCCATGCCTTGCATTGCCTCTGTAGAAGTCTCCATTTCATCTGCTCTTCCCCTCTCTTCTGTGTTCTGCTTAACCTTTTCCAAGCTGTTGGGATCTTCTGTTTCTTCTATCTCCCCTTCTGTGCCTTGCATTTCCTCGACAGAAAACTCAATTTCTTCATCTTTTCTACTCTCTTCTGTGTTGTGCTTAGCCTTTTCCATGCTGTTGGGATCTCCTGTTTCGATACCTTGCATTTCCTTGCCAGAAAACTCAATTTCTTTTGTAAACTCCTCTTCATCTTTTTTCAGCCGGTGTTCTTCCTCTATGGCAAGCTTTGAATCTGAGCCGAGGTTTTCTATAGTTTTGTCCACTATTTCCTCTTTATCGGTTTCTTGCCCTGTGGAGTGATGGCAAAACATTAAATAGAAGGTAATTTAACTGTAAAAGCAACATAAAACCTcaacagtgatgggcagtagcttttcTAGAAAtagtgaagctattagcttaactacatttctgagtagcgaggtggtaacTTTTCTAGTTTTCAAATCTAGTAGCTTTttagtagcgaagctatatttttgattaggtagcggtgtagcttttacAAAGCGGTAGCTCTGACAAAAGCTACACTACTTCATCATACATCACACCAGTGTTTACTATCGTcaattttgaatcagaactaaagatgccCAATTCACAAATGATTTGTTCATTTGAGTTGACACTTTctaatgaattggtcacacgtgatagcaaAGCGGTCTGAATTGGtttgcgattcaatctgaatgactctaGCAGCTAACACATgagctgctgaatcatttgttgTATGTTCTCACTTGACAACACGctcacagaatattttaaaatacggaAAATGAAGATAACGCTGGATGCAGTGGATCTAccatcaatggaaaccaaaccagCAAATGCctcctatcgtttgccagtgatgaaggaAGTTCAAaatgtgtgcagcttgtgaatcACTGCAAGTAAAGACATTTTACAACCAAAAGATTATCAAAACACTTAGTAGCCTACAAGAAaacacatgttttttggacatgtactattaCCTGGAAGCACCATGATgatacaatggtatatgaattTTGTAATCATATGACGAAATACCATGGTAGTCCCATGgcattctttgaattaccttgaagcgCCATGTAAATACAAAATGGAACATAAATATGCTTATTGTAcaccaaagtaccatggtaataccatctgataccatcatatATTACATTGCAGTGTTTCCcttaggatttttttcagcagctgTGCTGTTGTGCACGCATCCATAAGCCCGCAACGCCAGACACGTGTTAATGCGTATTGTTTGAGGAATAGCTTAAAACGGggatgtcaaactcaatttcagcctgggccacatcagggtttatttgtgccctcaaagggcccatTGAAAATGTGGAACCAGCACATGCTTTGGTTTGTACGGCATATGTACACATTTGACAGTacggcattgattttgagtttgggatgcagatgaaaattatgatatcaaCAACAGTGACATCTTTGGaataaataaacatctaatttttatatggctaaattgaaatattctgacagtgtgactaagttgtgtctcctttacagattccttttATCAGTCTCCTACTGATTAAACTATAGTCATCTCTTGGAGTTTCTGAAGGCAATCAAAACAATCAGAGAGAATTACAAGAGAACATTTTCTACAGTTggaaactgatagcttggtccataacaGTTATGAAAATGTACCACAGTCCTTCCATAATCtacatagttttaacaatgatatttgtaataaatccatggtaaccataggtaaaaccatgctTGGCTCGTCACTACCAtgattagtaactatggtttccatataaagaactatggcatttttgtaatgaaaaaacagaagtctaaatacatttagaaactttttttGCCACAATTACCATagttaatacagtacagttagtgtcACTACAGTAAATTCATGGTAAATATTTTGTAAGTGTTGTGATTACAGAATTGAAAAGCTTTCtatttctcctgttttctttttcagtgctgtttagaatgtgggagctgtttgttttaaactagtttcatcaccgagacataagagttttgcatCAGACAATTCTGTATCGCATTCAAATGAGTTTTGCGATCCCCGTCGCGCATCTCACTGGTTTACAAGCGCATTTAAAACAGTCTGTTCAGCTGAGACCAGTCCGCAAATTACCTTACCTGCTCTGCGCTCATGCTCCTTTATCCATGATTGAGCAGTGTTGATAACTGATCTGTGTAGCACTGTTTCATTCCTCTTTTGAAGCGAGCAAAATGCGCTCCAAAATGTACAGATGTCAGGGGAAGGGTCATtaatattcacgaggaaagcgctaactgattgttcagCGAAATgttgcgatcccctgccatcctacatttcagaaatgAGCTTGCGGGCCAACTGAACTTAAGCGAGTTTGACACCTGTGTGTCATGTGGTGACGTCACTGAGTATGTGCATGTATTTgtgctgcaaaatgcatatatgGGAAACACtgcattgttattgcccagatgtgttctctctctctctctctctctctctcacacacacacacacacacacgcacgtgcaCAGGTTTGTTTCCCTAtataagtgaggacatctcatagacttccattgatttcatagcaggctaatGCTATTTTATATCCCCTAATCCTACCCAtaagccaacacacacacacacacacacacacacacacacacggaatgtggcctctgatcagaagcttccagtacattaAGATATACAACAGCTAGAGACAGAATTTAAGGATAAGATTAATAGGATATGtatgcagagtttttatacaggaatgtgcaaaggaaattatgttcaaatagGTGTGGGcctgtagaggtagtagtataaatataaaaaataaaatgtaaaaatagtgatttttcatattgagCACATGGGTTTGTATgggtagcatgtataaatatgaatttacatattgtctacatgcacatacattttatattggaCTTCACTGTTTACTTGtgtactgtattgcactatactatactatggttttgataaacatcatgtgaataagttatttagatgctttgtctatgacagtatacTCTGTGCATCTAGTTGAAAAACAAAAAGCTttaatgtagcaagctacttctgtagcttgtaatgtaacttgctactttctctgaagtatagcttttagcttagcttaatatatatatatatatatatatatatatatatatatatatatatatatatacagtatatagtatacacACTCTGTTACGAGCGCACCGgactctccctcaatgtcagtcaCCCGCTCTCACTCACCCGAGTTTTAATCACGCACACCTGCAGTTTATTATCACCCCGTTGAGACTTACACTTAAACCTCACTCTCACACTCTGTCAGCGTCTAGCCTTATTGCAAGGTTCTTTGGACTTCCCTCTCGCCCGCCAGAGTAGAATACTGCTTCCCCGCTTATAACTTCATCACTGATCTGTTCTGGAGAACTTAGTTAATTGAGTCTGAGTCTTCCGTGTTTATGGGTTACCTATTCTCCTGTGTTTTTACCTCACCCGTTTGTTCATGGATAGTTCTGGATATACACATCAAGTTACACGGAGAATACAGCATTTCCACTCACCTGGACTAATCTCACCTGTTTATCCACGATCCACCCCTGACAAGCAAGACAAGTGTTTTTATGAATTCCGAGTTTACACCCTATCAACTTACCTGTTTGAACTTACATGTTATACCACAAACCACTCTGAATACTATGGGAATGTGACTTTGAGATCCTTGAAAATACTTTGTTGTTCAATGTGGTAACCTGCCCTTCAGTTTGCGTACCTTACTCACCTGTGATCTTATTTGACATTGAAGTTTCCTGTTTGGACCTATTTTGATCTAGAAGTTACCACTCATGGATTAGTGCCTTTTGCCTTGGTTCTCAGTTCTGTCTAAGACTGTTTCCTAAAACTGTATACAATTCATGAATACTAACCCTGCTTGCTTGCCTGCTTTTCCAGAGTTCTGTATAATAAACTCCTGCATCTGGGTTCATCTCAAGCTTCTGTGTCAGTGTATTattacacactcgcacacacacaaaattaaacattttatagtTTATAGCCTATGCATAAATTTGCATCCCCTTTTGTttacacacccctttcagaattaaTAAGAATTTAATagaggagtcacgtgacgccatgcgaggatcggaagtgtcaacggcgagctctgtgcactttgctagttttaacacctttaatgacataaaccggtgagattcgatacactctgttccataactgttctaggagcaCAATaattcaaagaattcaaaatccttgggctctggagacattaagacacttacgtgctcaagttgacaccccgagcaggccgcgagcctgggagtcgatttagtgAGAGGTGCGTGAAATGTGGCGAAAGATGCTGAACATTTTGGCAAtgatacgtcgattgatcactgccatggaggcgaagttcactgatgtggttacaagagtgggggatgtcgagaaatggatcgattacctggagtcatcggagagttAATTTATCTGCTAATCCCCCAGCGagcaaggtggatttggagcatgtctgggagaagctggaggacatggagaaccgcaatcggtggaataacgtccgaatcattggaattcctgagggtgaAGAGGgacaagatatggtgaaattcctggatgggctctttccaaatctgctcaacatagcaggccataagctggaaatcgaacaagctcacagggttcctgctcggcgatctgcggagggagacaggccaaattctggccaaatttctgatatcatccgataaagatctggtgttacacaaggagtaaaggaaggctttcttggaagaaccacagcattttcttgttcccagactttatgaattcgacgagagaaatgtgatcgattcaaggaatgcaagaaacttttacatcaacggaaggtcgcttttgcactgatattcccggccaaattgagaatagatgctaaggatggccgtaaaacatttacatgcccagagcaagcgatgtccttcatggaGTGAGTGGGTCGTCTTGTTGtgctcatgttgcagccgagtggaccggctcactgaacattcgcttgactgtttgaagaatctgcgcgctctttgtgcttagtccaccaatcggctggagtttattttatagagcaacacaccttcagggcagttttatggatgaatctacacatcttTGTGCTTaatccgcctattggctggagtttgttttgtggagtatttcttgtaaagtcattggagtaagtcaattgcttgcactcatgttgcagccgagtggaccggctcactgaacatttgcttgactgtttgagaaaTCTGTGcgcccttttttttctttttctttttttttgctggctccgcctagcgactggagtttattttgtagagtgtcacaccttcaggacagtttaatggatgaatctacatgctctttgtgtttattccgcctactagctggagtttgtattatagattatcttttgctgtgtaattttgctgtctcacaaaatttttatagaaacaccggacttgagcaatctgatggcaaagatGTCGTGGGGGTTCtcataggcgtgcatggactgtttgagtttggagggatggacgccagttggcactctcatgtgcggggttaatgcgcacatttttcttttttctgtttgttttgctccggggatgttcgggttttgatggttgcactaatgttggaatgttgtttttataatcttatttttgacacacaatctattttttcttatatgtcaaaatgtcaaatgttaatatgactgGATTGTcactctccacatggaatgtgaatggttggggcaccccataaaaagaagcaaggttatttctcttaagcTTAAGAAATGTGATAaattgtttcttcaagaaacgcacctttctctgcaggaagctggaaaatttgagtgctggctcaagtaagagcagggtagccattacactgataagtaaacatctacaattcaaatgtctcaaacagagaaaagataaattaggaagagtaattattgttttagctgaaattcaggaacaatgtcttattttggctaatacttatgcacctaatgttgatgatcaaggcttttttatagatcttgaagggatgttgaaaGCCGCTGGaaccactcatgatataatattgggaggagactttaatcatttggtggactcagtccttgatcataatgaagcaaaagtgtgcaagccccctagagtaacactgatgcttcacaagatgtgtaaaaatcttggtcttacagatactgggagacttttgaacacatctagtagggactatacatttcagtccataagatttactctagaatagattttttttaatatattattaatataagtccctcatttcatctgttttaatttagtctcagatcatgccctggtgtgttcagaggtgttgccacatatggagaaaaagaaatcacatagtgaattccaacaaatgctaaaggctgaaatcagagTCTATATGGACACCAACTGATCCTCAGCATCCTCTGTgtttggcttgggaggcatttaaggcggttcttaggggccggatcatacagtatgcctcattcaccaaaaaatccaaagcacaagaactcatggaattagaagggaatattaaaagtgccgaggcagaactgaagtgctgaatgtcatctaatgacctcagggaattgacccgattgaaatacagatataatactattttgttgcgcaaggtggagttttggctattcagggcaagacagtcgggggacaaggcagggaaacagctggctagatatataaaacaggcAAGGCGccggggccagacagctttgctgctgaattttttagatcttatgctacagaactggctccaattttgctagaaatttaatttattaatctagaatggaaagcttccaccaaccatgacacaagcctggatcagtctgattctttttttttttcctcccaatttggaatgcctaattcccaatgtgctttttttaagtcgtcgtggtcgtgtagtgattcgcctcagtccgggtggcggaggacgaatcccagttgcctccacgtctgagaccgtcaacccacacatcttattacgtggcttgttgagcgtgttgccacggagacatagcgcgtgtggaggcttcacgccatccaccgcggcaaccatgctcaactcaccatgcgccccactgagaatgaaccacattatagcaaccacgaggaggttacaccatgtgactctaccctccctagcaaccgggccaatttggttgcttaggagacctggctggagtcactcagcacacccttggattcgaactagcgaactccaggtgtggtagccaacatattttaccactgagctacccaggccctggatCAGTCTTGATTCTTaaaaagatccaagcaagtgtatgagttactgtccaatttccaaTGATCCAGCTAGactttaaaatattgtcaaacattttggctaaccgattaagtaaagttatgacatctcttatacatatagatcaggtggggttattcggggccgtagctcttctgataacattaggagtttcatcaatatcatgttgtcagtggcgaatgatcagactccagtagCTGCCATCTTACTTTATTGCGATAAAGGCGTTTgatttggtagaatgggattatctttttaagattttggaaatatatgggtttgggaatactatTATTGGATggaagttactttatagacacccggtagcagtggtacaaacaaatggaataatttcatattattttactctgggttaccctctttccccattattgttttgtcttgccctggaaccattagcagccacgataaaaaaggaggatgattttccaggggtggtggcatgAGGTGTGGCACACAAGCTTTTggtttacgcagattatattttattattcatctccgaccccactagatctatgccttgcctccacagaattattcattcattttctaaattctcaggatacagagttaattggtctaaatccgaagctttggctctgacagcgtactgcccggtaatggcttttcagccgggggccttccagtggcccaaacagggcattaagtatttgggtattttattcccagcaaatttgtgtgatttagttagttaattttgaccctttaataaaatggttttcgagcaatgtgggcttCGTTATATTCATCtatgattaggaaggttaatgttattaaaataaactgtattccaaaattcaactacctgctacaacctctccctatagatgtccacctctcttatttcaagcaatttgatagcatagaaaagtccttcatttggaatggtaaacgtcccagattacatttcagtaaattgcaaaggccgattgacaaaggtgagcatggcctacccaagatttttttttattattatgcattcggtctcagacgtttggcttattggtcacttccacctgagagagtgagagagcccctccctggttttgtattgaacaggaagttcaaatcccctatttcgccattgcaaagcctttctatcaaactaaccggagaagttaagttacaccccattatctcgcattttgcacgcggtatggacaaaagtgtccagagtgtttaattcagacattcatttaaatgttgctttgagcatatggctgaacccaaaattatgtattaataagtcccctttctgctggacagagtggattgtgagggaggttaatatgcttggtgacctatatgagagtggagtgttgagatccttcgaaaatatggttcaacattttgggatccccaggtctcaattctttaggtattt comes from the Myxocyprinus asiaticus isolate MX2 ecotype Aquarium Trade chromosome 15, UBuf_Myxa_2, whole genome shotgun sequence genome and includes:
- the LOC127452414 gene encoding zinc finger protein 628-like, encoding MATVQSESEQQLDNKLTNGTPTGDNQELQSSSAAIVTFNAEVCARGSDAKGTTDYDVPSLPASENSSPHGPALPPRNKDASGMACYSTSATMDEPKMDVYVQNNSSESVSTESGEDFGAASENLHNENKGQETDKEEIVDKTIENLGSDSKLAIEEEHRLKKDEEEFTKEIEFSGKEMQGIETGDPNSMEKAKHNTEESRKDEEIEFSVEEMQGTEGEIEETEDPNSLEKVKQNTEERGRADEMETSTEAMQGMEGEIEERGHPDSLEKVKHNTVERGRADEMEPSTKAMQGMEGKIEETGDPNSMEKVKPNTEEREGADKMKPSTKAMEGETEETGDPNSMKKVKPITEERGEEDEFKGGGKRLVVKQRKSSLECNECGKKFTRRETFNLHRHFHMHQDEQASLTCKECGITFQHRSDLIKHRSTHKEESQTRFVSKVSRSKLLSKRMSNCKIYKKQRKFQCEHCGMRFCTMVRLRLHACEQYVEKPFRCPLCRKEFQYRVSINAHMQSHSLDCPYRCLECNKGFQSVATLHIHQRSHAVLKPYECPDCNMVFRHRFIMEDHRRRHAIEKPHQCKICVKSFKFSSVLQQHQYLHTGRKPYHCSYCGRKFAFAQNMRAHCRQHKKISHSARSEACVTNYNVSHDRDVGGLGKENTNHNVEQQRNCPLCPQMFCKAAELRAHMLIHEAEYERMSNGRRFDKVYSCRYCLLKFPTESSLQSHLQIHVTNTLGVNTSPISNQFKAVPEKKNRDEADIDSMSRVGGLGEQTEKKPFRCRDCGKCFRYRSVLELHMRIHSKGYQCHVCKKSFRFSSYLQQHSIIHTGKKPYKCPDCGKDFAFLHNMKTHQRLHQQKPFRCTQCRKGYSDESQLQRHMLSHTGEKPYKCHLCDKSFSLAYLLRDHLNTHTGERPHRCQECNKSFPWLSSLLVHQKIHMRKRQGPSHSYPMSVHSQRGRVNASGVRRGRGRPRLDRDNGRSVPLRQDPLPGQMPNLVPQQSHSFNAGSHQRMQLRSQHLQAQNHSQPIQLQQEWQFQITPPSDELLHSQSLLETQPTDVQMQWPGLPDLMHQQQTSRANVPVSAQPSLATNHYPEIKISGNDQEQKGKHPSLWVNTPNSPESPHHMDRTSSLDVTTQSPRSRSQSSPNQLLNVQDQKQSQWSVLCDSVQTRPQDDQVTMDLDAATSSESNKRPHVRKEDLQIQKSPGLGKMPILGQTDGMVLSTGVSSLQNANPWSLQTHLEMSTTVSLQEIPGDALEKQQNRIIHHLPQQMQVPHQLSQQMQVPQQLSQQMQVPQQLPQQMQVPHQQMQLQQQLLQQQLHQPQLQQQTQMPPSWVSATPSNQLGPLNMPYPSARFPLGERPPMWGFQTTPVLNGPVQQGHIPAQQHVALMSGRQIPLNQSTSFISPPFPPPPPSLNLPAPHPIHSVGRQLPGPLPQGIFFSSQGTINEMPLMPQVTNLPQLAQQTEPHKIVNKMPFAPDHLFHCMICGCSLPGELELQMHYMQHAQRDI